The Lycium ferocissimum isolate CSIRO_LF1 chromosome 10, AGI_CSIRO_Lferr_CH_V1, whole genome shotgun sequence genome window below encodes:
- the LOC132032715 gene encoding DEAD-box ATP-dependent RNA helicase 37-like has product MPMSWADSVSAAENPAGAPAKSAYVPPHLRNRPSADPKPPAQASYAGAAALGNNDHSGYGVPNVVGSRWSGQRNEYQSGYSGGGGRGGGGWNGRTGGWDRGRDREVNPFTDEDNEPVSEQESSAINFDAYEDIPVETSGDNVPPPVNTFADIDLGEAVNENIRRCKYVKPTPVQRHTIPISLAGRDLMACAQTGSGKTAAFCFPIISGIMRGQFPRPPRPRVAFPLALILSPTRELSCQIHDEAKKFSYQTGVKVVVAYGGAPINQQLRELERGVHILVATPGRLVDLLERARVSLQMIRYLALDEADRMLDMGFEPQIRKIVQQMDMPPPGVRQTMLFSATFPKEIQRLASDFLSNYIFLAVGRVGSSTDLIVQRVEYVQETDKRSHLMDLLHAQRENGAHGKQALTLVFVETKKGADALEHWLCMNGFPATAIHGDRTQQEREYALRSFKTGNTPILVATDVAARGLDIPHVAHVVNFDLPNDIDDYVHRIGRTGRAGKTGLATAFFNENNSSLARSLSDLMQEANQEVPAWLSRFAARSTYGGGKNRRGGARFGARDFRRDSSYNRGATDYYGGGANMNSGYASGVYNNTSYGAAGVTSAWD; this is encoded by the exons ATGCCGATGTCGTGGGCTGATTCTGTTTCTGCAGCCGAGAATCCAGCTGGAGCTCCCGCCAAGTCAGCATATGTTCCGCCACATTTACGAAACCGACCTTCAGCAGATCCTAAACCTCCTGCACAGGCTTCGTATGCTGGGGCTGCTGCATTAGGTAATAATGACCATAGTGGTTATGGTGTACCAAATGTGGTTGGGAGTCGTTGGAGTGGTCAAAGAAATGAATACCAATCTGGTTATTCTGGTGGAGGAGGACGAGGTGGTGGCGGTTGGAATGGCAGAACTGGGGGCTGGGATCGTGGGAGGGACCGGGAAGTTAACCCCTTTACAGACGAGGATAATGAACCTGTTAGTGAACAAGAGAGTTCCGCGATCAATTTTGATGCGTATGAGGATATTCCGGTGGAAACAAGCGGGGATAATGTGCCCCCTCCTGTGAATACTTTTGCAGATATTGATTTAGGTGAAGCTGTCAACGAAAATATTAGGAGGTGCAAGTATGTTAAGCCAACCCCTGTGCAACGGCATACTATACCTATTTCACTCGCAGGGAGGGATTTGATGGCTTGTGCTCAGACTGGTTCCGGAAAAACTGCTGCTTTCTGCTTCCCTATTATAAGCGGAATCATGAGGGGCCAATTTCCTAGACCTCCACGTCCACGTGTGGCATTTCCTCTAGCTCTTATTCTCTCCCCGACGAGGGAGCTCTCATGCCAA ATTCATGATGAAGCTAAAAAGTTTTCATATCAAACTGGCGTCAAGGTGGTTGTTGCCTATGGTGGTGCTCCTATAAACCAACAG CTTCGCGAATTAGAGAGAGGTGTGCATATTCTTGTGGCAACCCCTGGACGGTTGGTAGATTTACTTGAGAGAGCAAGAGTCTCATTGCAGATGATAAGGTATTTGGCTCTAGACGAGGCTGATCGAATGCTTGACATGGGTTTTGAACCTCAAATAAGGAAAATAGTGCAACAGATGGACATGCCCCCGCCAGGTGTACGACAGACCATGCTTTTCAGTGCCACTTTTCCAAAAGAGATTCAG AGACTGGCCTCAGATTTTCTATCCAATTATATCTTTTTGGCCGTCGGAAGGGTTGGCTCTAGCACAGATTTGATTGTCCAAAGAGTTGAATATGTTCAAGAGACTGATAAGAGAAGTCACTTGATGGATCTTCTTCATGCACAGAGGGAAAACGGTGCTCATGGCAAG CAAGCTCTTACCCTTGTTTTCGTGGAGACTAAGAAGGGAGCTGATGCACTGGAGCATTGGCTTTGTATGAATGGTTTCCCTGCTACTGCTATTCATGGTGATAGAACTCAGCAG GAAAGAGAATATGCCCTGAGATCCTTCAAAACTGGTAACACACCGATCTTGGTTGCAACAGATGTGGCAGCACGTGGTCTCGATATCCCGCATGTCGCGCATGTTGTCAACTTTGATCTGCCAAATGACATTGATGACTATGTGCACCGTATTGGAAGAACTGGACGAGCTGGGAAAACAGGTTTAGCTACCGCCTTCTTCAATGAGAACAATTCGTCACTGGCAAGATCACTATCCGACTTGATGCAAGAAGCAAACCAAGAAGTACCTGCTTGGCTCTCTCGCTTTGCTGCTCGATCCACTTACGGAGGAGGCAAAAACCGTCGTGGTGGAGCCCGTTTTGGTGCTCGTGACTTCCGAAGAGATTCCTCTTACAATCGAGGTGCTACAGATTATTATGGTGGTGGGGCCAATATGAACAGTGGCTATGCATCTGGGGTGTATAATAATACATCGTATGGAGCAGCAGGTGTGACTAGTGCATGGGACTAA